The following are encoded in a window of Leeia aquatica genomic DNA:
- the rfaD gene encoding ADP-glyceromanno-heptose 6-epimerase: MYVVTGAAGFIGSNLVKALNARGITDILAVDHLKEGDKFRNLVDCDIADYLDRDDFIIKAVNGELDNQLTAILHQGACSDTMEHDGQYMMENNYRYSLHLLDFCQQEEIPFIYASSAAVYGATTTFREDREFEGPLNVYGYSKFLFDQVVRRRMEELTAPVVGLRYFNVYGPREQHKGRMASVAFHLYNQYWANGKIKLFEGNDGYADGEQLRDFISVEDVVKVNLHFLDHPEVGGIFNCGTGRAQSFNDVAVAVANACREAEGKPALPLGELVAQGILEYIAFPDALKGKYQSFTEADTVLLREAGYEGEFLTVQEGVQRYVQARLHADGRTR; encoded by the coding sequence ATGTATGTGGTTACCGGGGCAGCAGGCTTTATTGGCTCCAATCTGGTCAAAGCTCTCAATGCGCGTGGCATTACCGACATTCTGGCGGTCGATCACCTGAAGGAAGGCGACAAATTCCGCAATCTGGTGGACTGCGACATTGCCGACTATCTGGACCGTGATGATTTCATCATCAAGGCGGTAAACGGCGAGCTGGATAATCAACTTACCGCCATCCTGCACCAGGGTGCGTGCTCCGACACCATGGAGCACGACGGCCAGTACATGATGGAAAACAACTACCGCTATTCGCTGCACCTGCTGGACTTCTGCCAGCAGGAAGAAATCCCCTTCATCTATGCCTCCAGTGCGGCGGTTTACGGTGCAACCACCACCTTCCGCGAAGATCGCGAGTTTGAAGGCCCGCTCAACGTCTACGGCTACTCCAAATTCCTGTTTGACCAGGTGGTACGTCGCCGCATGGAGGAACTCACTGCTCCGGTGGTCGGCCTGCGCTACTTCAATGTGTATGGCCCGCGCGAGCAGCACAAAGGCCGCATGGCGTCCGTCGCCTTCCATCTGTACAACCAGTACTGGGCAAACGGCAAGATCAAGCTGTTTGAAGGCAATGATGGCTACGCCGATGGCGAGCAATTGCGTGATTTCATCTCGGTGGAAGACGTGGTGAAGGTGAACCTGCACTTTCTGGATCACCCGGAAGTGGGCGGCATCTTCAACTGTGGCACCGGTCGGGCGCAGAGCTTCAATGATGTCGCCGTGGCGGTTGCCAATGCCTGCCGCGAAGCCGAGGGCAAACCGGCACTGCCGCTCGGCGAGCTGGTGGCGCAAGGCATCCTGGAATACATTGCCTTCCCCGATGCCCTGAAGGGCAAGTACCAGAGCTTCACCGAGGCCGATACCGTACTGCTGCGTGAAGCCGGTTATGAAGGTGAATTCCTGACTGTGCAGGAAGGAGTGCAGCGCTACGTGCAAGCTCGCCTGCATGCAGACGGACGTACCCGCTGA
- a CDS encoding energy transducer TonB: MNASLALTAPRLPTLPGWRRPALLALLISLHAALLYGMSRLTVAHPATSPASVMMVSLVEDPPKPATPAPPLAAAPTITPAAAPQVKHPPVPRPTAATPVARPEPVSPVVPPTRITPDPAAPAPATPPAASPAPESAPAATAVAKPATPPTTGPAPGSAAGNNRSSEDETPGPRLVSGVAYLREPAPEFPAASRRLGEQGTVMVKVLVDEQGHAAEVQIHRSSGFNRLDRAASRAVAQAVFRPYSINGRAQSAWTIVPIHFKLEAAEEVSS; the protein is encoded by the coding sequence ATGAATGCCAGCCTTGCCCTGACCGCACCCCGTCTGCCTACCCTGCCAGGGTGGCGCAGACCGGCACTGCTGGCTCTTTTGATCAGCCTGCATGCGGCCCTGCTGTATGGCATGTCCCGGCTCACGGTCGCACACCCGGCAACCTCACCTGCCAGTGTGATGATGGTCAGTCTGGTCGAAGATCCGCCCAAACCAGCCACACCCGCGCCGCCCCTTGCCGCCGCCCCCACCATCACCCCGGCAGCGGCCCCGCAGGTCAAGCATCCGCCCGTACCACGCCCTACGGCCGCTACGCCAGTTGCTCGCCCGGAGCCCGTTTCCCCGGTCGTGCCCCCCACTCGTATCACCCCGGACCCTGCCGCACCAGCACCCGCCACGCCTCCGGCTGCGTCGCCCGCGCCGGAGAGTGCGCCTGCTGCAACCGCAGTGGCCAAACCCGCCACACCACCCACCACGGGCCCCGCCCCAGGCTCGGCTGCAGGCAACAACCGCAGCAGCGAGGATGAAACCCCTGGGCCGCGGCTGGTCAGTGGGGTGGCCTACCTGCGCGAGCCCGCACCGGAATTCCCGGCTGCCTCGCGCCGGCTGGGGGAGCAAGGCACCGTCATGGTCAAGGTGCTGGTGGATGAGCAAGGCCACGCCGCCGAAGTGCAGATCCACCGTTCCTCCGGCTTCAACCGCCTGGACCGTGCCGCCAGCCGCGCGGTAGCCCAGGCTGTGTTCCGCCCCTATAGCATCAATGGTCGCGCCCAGTCAGCGTGGACCATCGTTCCCATTCATTTCAAGCTGGAAGCAGCAGAAGAGGTCAGCTCATGA
- a CDS encoding MotA/TolQ/ExbB proton channel family protein — protein sequence MNTPETGILHFLSQADAVGHTLLAVLLLMSVGSWYVVLMKLWQTWQERQLAQQFLERFWAAPSLDEVARTLEQAPARDSFTLMTQHALHARSQHKRHGATRLAEAGSLGDYLTRTLRKSIDEETARMENGLTLLASVGATAPFVGLFGTVWGVYRALVSIGSSGMVGLEQVAGPVGEALIMTGIGLGVAIPAVLAYNALTRRNRVLQARLDSFAYDLFNFMVSGEPVRAPATPHPELKLVAGQA from the coding sequence ATGAACACTCCGGAAACCGGCATCCTGCATTTTCTCTCCCAGGCCGATGCGGTGGGGCACACCCTGCTGGCGGTCTTGCTGCTGATGTCGGTGGGCAGCTGGTATGTGGTGCTGATGAAACTGTGGCAGACCTGGCAGGAGCGTCAGCTCGCGCAACAATTCCTGGAGCGCTTCTGGGCAGCACCCTCACTGGATGAAGTTGCTCGCACGCTGGAGCAGGCACCAGCGCGTGACAGCTTTACCCTGATGACCCAGCACGCATTGCATGCACGCAGCCAGCACAAACGCCATGGCGCTACCCGCCTGGCGGAGGCAGGTTCGCTGGGGGACTATCTGACCCGTACGCTACGCAAGTCCATCGACGAAGAAACTGCACGCATGGAAAACGGCCTGACCCTGCTCGCCTCCGTCGGCGCCACGGCACCGTTTGTGGGCCTGTTCGGCACGGTGTGGGGGGTGTACCGGGCGTTGGTGTCCATCGGCAGCAGCGGCATGGTGGGGCTGGAGCAAGTGGCAGGACCGGTAGGTGAAGCCCTGATCATGACGGGTATCGGGCTCGGTGTCGCCATCCCCGCTGTACTCGCCTACAACGCCCTGACCCGGCGCAACCGGGTGCTGCAGGCACGGCTGGATTCCTTTGCCTATGACCTTTTCAATTTCATGGTCAGCGGCGAGCCGGTGCGGGCACCTGCTACCCCGCATCCCGAGCTGAAACTGGTCGCCGGTCAGGCCTGA
- a CDS encoding ExbD/TolR family protein, whose amino-acid sequence MAFGRFGGQAQGPQAEINMVPLIDVMLVLLVIFMLSAPLMTHAVRLSLPNAQSSATPPEPAKVELSLDAQGQLFWDGAQIPREQLGPRLQQLARQQPQPALHLRADQSTRYQALADIMAEASRQGVKQIGFISDPHPAP is encoded by the coding sequence ATGGCATTTGGACGATTTGGCGGCCAAGCGCAAGGCCCGCAGGCTGAGATCAATATGGTGCCGCTGATCGACGTAATGCTGGTACTGCTGGTGATCTTCATGCTGTCTGCCCCGCTGATGACCCACGCCGTACGCTTGTCCCTGCCAAACGCACAATCCAGTGCCACGCCTCCTGAGCCCGCCAAGGTGGAATTGTCGCTGGATGCGCAGGGGCAGCTGTTCTGGGATGGCGCGCAGATTCCGCGCGAGCAGTTGGGCCCGCGCCTGCAGCAGCTGGCCCGGCAGCAACCTCAGCCTGCCCTGCACCTGCGGGCGGACCAGTCTACCCGCTACCAGGCGCTGGCCGACATCATGGCCGAAGCCTCGCGTCAGGGCGTGAAGCAAATCGGCTTCATCAGCGACCCGCATCCAGCCCCTTGA
- a CDS encoding competence/damage-inducible protein A, whose product MPAIGAYIIGDEILSGRRQDKHLTALIDILGERGLQLGWCQYLGDDREQQAAAYARSLQTDDIVFSFGGIGATPDDQSRQAFALAAGVPLLQHPEGIRELEAQFGAEAWPNRVRMVEFPQGARLIPNPVNRVPGFSWQHHHFVPGFPNMAWPMVRWVLAQVYPDLHAPRQQTRSFLCHDARESVLLPLMEQFVARYPALRLSSLPHSIDPQQPKPPVIEFGVTGPAAEADAACEWLKAALRAEGYRLS is encoded by the coding sequence ATGCCTGCCATCGGTGCCTACATCATTGGTGATGAGATTCTGTCCGGTCGCCGCCAGGACAAACATCTCACTGCGCTGATCGACATTCTGGGCGAGCGGGGGCTGCAGCTGGGCTGGTGCCAGTATCTGGGTGATGACCGTGAACAGCAGGCAGCCGCCTATGCCCGCTCCCTGCAAACCGATGACATCGTGTTCTCCTTCGGCGGCATCGGCGCCACGCCGGATGACCAGAGCCGACAAGCTTTTGCGCTTGCGGCAGGTGTGCCTTTGTTGCAGCACCCGGAAGGTATCCGCGAGCTGGAGGCACAGTTTGGTGCAGAAGCCTGGCCCAACCGGGTGCGCATGGTCGAATTCCCGCAAGGCGCGCGACTGATTCCCAACCCCGTCAACCGGGTGCCAGGCTTTTCCTGGCAACATCACCATTTTGTGCCCGGCTTCCCCAATATGGCCTGGCCCATGGTGCGCTGGGTCTTGGCACAGGTGTACCCGGACCTGCACGCACCTCGGCAGCAAACCCGCAGTTTCCTCTGCCATGACGCGCGCGAAAGCGTGCTGCTGCCGCTGATGGAGCAGTTTGTCGCCCGTTACCCGGCTCTGCGGCTCTCCAGCCTGCCTCATAGCATCGACCCGCAGCAGCCCAAGCCACCGGTCATCGAGTTTGGCGTCACCGGTCCTGCTGCCGAGGCCGACGCCGCTTGCGAGTGGCTCAAGGCCGCCTTGCGTGCCGAAGGTTACCGCCTGAGCTAA
- the recJ gene encoding single-stranded-DNA-specific exonuclease RecJ, with protein sequence MQLIDRPIPGDALQRLLAARIPPALARLYAARGVTQLEQLDYRLQQLPDFTRMKGAAAAGQLLADCLQQGKRILIIADYDADGATACAVAVRGLRMLGGIVDFLVPNRFEYGYGLTPEIVELAAKRQPNLLVTVDNGIASLDGVAAAQARGLPVLITDHHLPGPQLPEAAAIVNPNQPGCDFPSKALAGVGVMFYVLLATRAALRERGHFTPENQPNLATLLDLVALGTVADVVPLDALNRSLVYQGLRRMRAGQACSGIRALAEAAGRSLDFAGHYELGFVLGPRLNAAGRLEDMTIGIQCLLSDDPAQTRRWASELEQLNQARKDIEADMQEVALNRVDLEQLGQQHSIVLYDRDWHQGVVGLLAGRLKERFHRPTLVFARGQDGLLKGSGRSIAGFHLRDALDWVSKQHPDLLHKFGGHAAAAGLTLAEADFPRFAACFEDVAQQWLQPAQLQRQLETDGTLPPHELTLPLAEALESQVWGQGFAEPVYRGYFRVSSQRVVGERHLKLQLTSADGQAFDAILFNQVDFLPDRISIAYRISINRYAGRSRLQLVVQQWQSAESMPQ encoded by the coding sequence ATGCAACTCATCGACCGCCCCATTCCCGGCGACGCCCTGCAGCGTCTGCTGGCTGCCCGCATTCCGCCCGCACTGGCTCGGCTATACGCCGCCCGGGGCGTGACCCAGCTGGAACAGCTCGACTATCGGCTGCAACAACTGCCGGACTTTACCCGCATGAAGGGGGCTGCAGCCGCAGGCCAGTTGCTGGCAGACTGTCTGCAGCAAGGCAAACGCATCCTCATTATTGCCGACTATGATGCCGATGGCGCCACCGCCTGTGCGGTGGCGGTACGTGGCTTGCGCATGTTGGGGGGCATCGTTGATTTTCTGGTGCCTAACCGGTTCGAATATGGTTACGGCCTGACCCCCGAAATCGTGGAGCTGGCAGCCAAGCGCCAACCGAATCTACTGGTGACCGTCGATAACGGCATCGCCAGCCTGGACGGCGTGGCCGCCGCTCAGGCACGCGGGTTGCCGGTCCTGATTACCGATCATCACTTGCCAGGGCCTCAGCTGCCGGAAGCGGCGGCCATCGTTAACCCCAACCAGCCCGGTTGTGACTTTCCCAGCAAGGCGCTTGCTGGCGTTGGGGTGATGTTCTACGTGCTGCTGGCCACCCGCGCGGCCTTGCGCGAACGCGGGCACTTCACCCCGGAGAATCAACCGAATCTGGCCACCTTGCTGGATCTGGTGGCGCTCGGCACGGTCGCCGATGTGGTGCCACTGGACGCGCTCAACCGCAGCCTTGTTTATCAGGGCTTGCGCCGCATGCGTGCGGGCCAGGCCTGCAGCGGCATCCGGGCTCTGGCGGAGGCCGCCGGACGCTCGCTGGACTTTGCCGGACACTATGAGCTGGGCTTTGTGCTGGGGCCGCGCCTGAACGCCGCAGGCCGCCTGGAAGACATGACGATTGGCATCCAGTGTCTGCTATCTGACGACCCGGCGCAGACCCGCCGCTGGGCCAGTGAACTGGAGCAATTGAACCAGGCACGCAAGGACATTGAAGCCGACATGCAGGAGGTGGCGCTGAACCGGGTCGATCTGGAACAGCTCGGCCAACAACACAGCATCGTGCTGTATGACCGCGACTGGCATCAGGGTGTGGTGGGCCTGCTGGCTGGCCGACTGAAAGAGCGCTTTCACCGTCCGACACTGGTATTTGCACGCGGGCAGGATGGCCTGCTCAAAGGCTCGGGACGCTCGATTGCGGGCTTCCATCTGCGCGACGCGCTGGACTGGGTCAGCAAGCAGCATCCCGACTTGCTGCACAAGTTTGGCGGGCATGCGGCGGCGGCAGGTCTCACCCTGGCGGAAGCGGACTTTCCCCGCTTTGCAGCGTGCTTTGAAGACGTTGCCCAGCAGTGGCTGCAGCCCGCCCAGTTGCAACGCCAACTGGAAACCGATGGCACACTACCGCCTCATGAATTGACTCTGCCACTGGCGGAAGCGCTGGAATCGCAAGTCTGGGGGCAGGGCTTTGCCGAGCCCGTTTACCGTGGGTATTTCCGGGTCAGCAGCCAGCGGGTGGTGGGTGAACGCCACCTCAAGCTGCAACTGACCAGTGCCGACGGTCAGGCTTTTGATGCCATCCTGTTCAACCAGGTAGACTTCCTGCCCGACCGTATCAGCATTGCCTATCGCATCAGCATCAACCGCTATGCCGGACGCAGCCGCCTGCAATTGGTGGTGCAGCAGTGGCAATCCGCTGAATCCATGCCACAATAA
- a CDS encoding STAS domain-containing protein, which translates to MHIEAQTQGDTAILHLSGRFDFSAHRDFREAYQAPLELADCKQLTIDFSQVEYVDSSALGMLLLLKEKAAVSGKSVVLSNCTGFVLEVFQVVNFQQLFQMI; encoded by the coding sequence ATGCATATCGAAGCTCAGACCCAAGGCGATACTGCCATCCTGCACCTGTCTGGTCGTTTTGACTTCAGTGCACACCGTGATTTCCGTGAAGCCTATCAGGCACCGCTCGAACTGGCTGATTGCAAACAGCTGACCATTGATTTCTCACAGGTGGAGTATGTCGACAGCTCGGCCTTGGGCATGTTGTTGCTGTTGAAGGAAAAAGCGGCGGTCAGTGGCAAGAGCGTGGTGCTGTCCAACTGCACCGGCTTTGTTCTGGAAGTGTTCCAGGTGGTGAATTTCCAGCAGCTCTTCCAGATGATCTGA
- a CDS encoding serine hydrolase produces MDARLTFPRLLLLGLLGGVLTLPVAARDIKPATRQKPGHRVSVTLPGKAQAVSLDARLPTEAMAESEDTLISSLDELRSSAVLIQHADTGAIIYQRNAKVRVPIASLTKLMTAVVVLDAHLALDMPVTVEEDDVDQLRHSSSHLMVGTTASREDMLRLALMSSENRAAALLARTYPGGTEAFVARMNRKARSLGMVNTHFVDSSGLGNGNVSTAEDLAKLVDAAARYPLIRQYTTTESYVLNPLAGGRVRQFGNTNPLVRDTQWDIDLSKTGFTNEAGKCLVLKARIDRTPVVMILLDSAGRMTRVGDAIRVRRWLERNPAALHQKVALVKPQAPRS; encoded by the coding sequence ATGGATGCACGCTTGACCTTCCCCCGATTGCTGCTGTTGGGCCTACTGGGTGGGGTGTTGACCCTGCCGGTCGCCGCACGTGATATCAAACCGGCCACTCGGCAGAAACCGGGTCACCGCGTCAGTGTGACCCTGCCGGGCAAGGCGCAGGCCGTCAGTCTGGACGCACGGCTGCCGACCGAGGCCATGGCCGAGAGCGAGGACACCCTGATCAGCTCGCTGGATGAGCTGCGCTCCTCCGCCGTACTGATCCAGCACGCCGATACTGGCGCAATCATTTATCAGCGCAACGCCAAAGTGCGGGTGCCCATTGCCTCGCTGACCAAGCTGATGACGGCGGTTGTGGTGCTGGATGCCCATCTGGCTCTGGATATGCCGGTGACGGTGGAAGAAGACGATGTCGACCAGTTGCGGCATAGCAGCTCACACCTGATGGTAGGGACCACCGCCAGCCGGGAAGACATGTTGCGGCTGGCACTGATGTCATCCGAAAACCGGGCGGCAGCGTTGCTGGCACGCACCTATCCGGGGGGTACCGAGGCCTTTGTGGCACGCATGAACCGCAAGGCACGCAGCCTGGGCATGGTGAACACCCACTTTGTGGATTCCAGCGGGCTGGGTAACGGCAATGTCTCCACGGCTGAGGATCTGGCCAAATTGGTAGACGCTGCCGCACGCTATCCGCTGATCCGCCAGTACACGACAACCGAGAGCTATGTGCTGAATCCGCTGGCGGGAGGCCGGGTGCGCCAGTTTGGCAACACCAACCCGCTGGTGCGCGACACGCAGTGGGACATCGACCTCAGCAAGACGGGGTTCACCAATGAGGCGGGCAAGTGTCTGGTGCTCAAAGCCCGTATCGACCGTACGCCAGTGGTGATGATTCTGCTGGATTCGGCTGGGCGCATGACCCGCGTAGGCGATGCGATCCGGGTCCGGCGTTGGCTAGAGCGTAATCCGGCTGCCCTGCATCAGAAAGTAGCACTGGTCAAACCGCAGGCACCGCGCAGCTAA
- a CDS encoding ABCB family ABC transporter ATP-binding protein/permease, with amino-acid sequence MRISHTGPAPARRNDWHTLKTLLPYLWQYRGRVMLAMLFLLLAKVANVAVPLMLKAVVDHFEHAPGQVALLIPLGAIIAYGLLRFASSSLGEMRDAVFAKVTQGAIRRIALQVFEHLHRLSLRFHLERQTGGMSRDIERGTRGIAFLLNFMLFNIIPTLVEIVLVAGVLLSRYDIWFTIVTFTSLAIYIAFTLGVTEWRMVFRRTMNDMDSKANSKAIDALINYETVKYFGNEAYESRRYDQNLQVWERAAVKNQVSLAFLNAGQALIIATGVTVLMWLAARGVVNKTMTLGDLVLVNAFMIQLYIPLNFLGFVYREIKHSLADMEKMFDLMGEPREVEDAPDARALNSREVTVSFEQVAFAYEEKRPILHDVSFSIPAGRTVAVVGTSGAGKSTLSRLLFRFYDVQQGRVCINGEDIRSLSQESLRRHIGIVPQDTVLFNDSIYYNIAYGRPDASREEVIEAARAAHIHDFVSSLPDGYDTLVGERGLKLSGGEKQRVAIARTILKNPPILVLDEATSALDSRTEQAIQEELRQIASNRTTLIVAHRLSTIVHADTILVMEGGRIIEQGTHSELLDQSGTYARMWALQQQVES; translated from the coding sequence ATGCGCATTTCCCATACTGGCCCCGCCCCGGCACGCCGTAACGACTGGCATACCCTGAAAACCCTGTTGCCTTACCTGTGGCAATACCGGGGCCGGGTGATGTTGGCCATGTTGTTCCTGCTGCTGGCCAAAGTCGCCAACGTGGCCGTGCCGTTGATGCTCAAGGCCGTGGTCGACCACTTCGAGCATGCTCCCGGCCAAGTAGCCTTGCTGATTCCGCTGGGTGCCATCATTGCTTATGGTTTGCTACGCTTTGCTTCCAGCAGCCTGGGGGAAATGCGTGACGCTGTGTTTGCCAAGGTGACACAGGGTGCGATCCGGCGCATTGCCTTGCAGGTGTTTGAACACCTGCACCGCCTCTCATTGCGCTTTCATCTGGAGCGGCAAACCGGTGGCATGAGCCGGGACATTGAGCGTGGTACCCGTGGCATTGCCTTCCTGCTCAACTTCATGCTGTTCAACATCATCCCGACGCTGGTGGAAATCGTGCTGGTGGCTGGGGTGCTGCTCAGCCGTTACGACATCTGGTTCACCATTGTCACGTTTACCTCGCTGGCCATCTACATTGCCTTCACCCTGGGGGTGACCGAATGGCGCATGGTGTTCCGCCGCACCATGAACGACATGGATTCCAAGGCCAACAGCAAGGCCATTGACGCGCTGATCAACTATGAAACGGTGAAGTACTTTGGCAATGAAGCCTATGAGTCTCGCCGTTACGACCAGAACCTGCAGGTGTGGGAGCGGGCTGCCGTCAAGAATCAGGTGTCGCTGGCCTTCCTCAATGCCGGGCAGGCGCTGATCATTGCCACGGGCGTCACCGTGCTGATGTGGCTGGCCGCTCGCGGCGTGGTCAACAAGACCATGACGCTGGGGGATCTGGTATTGGTCAACGCCTTCATGATCCAGCTCTACATTCCGCTCAACTTTCTGGGCTTTGTCTACCGGGAAATCAAGCACTCCCTGGCCGATATGGAAAAAATGTTCGACCTGATGGGCGAGCCGCGCGAGGTGGAAGATGCGCCTGACGCGCGAGCCCTGAACAGCCGGGAGGTAACGGTCAGCTTCGAGCAAGTTGCCTTTGCCTATGAAGAAAAACGTCCCATTCTGCATGACGTGAGCTTCAGCATTCCTGCTGGGCGAACGGTAGCGGTGGTGGGTACCAGTGGCGCAGGCAAATCGACTCTCTCCCGCCTGCTATTCCGTTTCTATGATGTGCAGCAGGGGCGAGTTTGCATCAATGGCGAGGACATCCGTAGCCTGAGCCAGGAAAGCCTGCGCCGCCATATCGGCATCGTGCCGCAGGATACGGTGCTGTTCAACGACAGTATCTATTACAACATCGCCTATGGTCGCCCCGACGCCAGCCGGGAAGAGGTGATTGAGGCGGCGCGCGCCGCTCATATCCACGACTTTGTCAGCAGCTTGCCGGATGGCTATGACACGTTGGTGGGTGAGCGGGGCCTCAAGCTCTCGGGCGGCGAGAAGCAGCGAGTGGCGATTGCGCGCACCATCCTCAAGAATCCACCCATCCTAGTGCTGGATGAGGCTACTTCCGCACTGGATTCGCGTACTGAGCAGGCCATCCAGGAGGAGCTGCGGCAGATCGCCAGCAACCGTACCACCTTGATCGTGGCGCACCGGCTGTCCACCATCGTGCACGCAGATACCATTCTGGTGATGGAAGGCGGGCGCATCATCGAGCAGGGTACACACAGTGAATTGCTCGACCAATCAGGCACTTATGCGCGCATGTGGGCGCTGCAGCAGCAAGTTGAATCGTGA
- a CDS encoding DUF1287 domain-containing protein codes for MAKLTVIRWVVAACLSWGLACHSTAASPALVQAARAQVGKTLIYDPRYQSLTYPNGDVPILQGVCTDVVIRALRHAYKVDLQQQVHEDMRQRWATYPKLWGSNGPDANIDHRRVPNLQVFFQHKGMALPVGEQNADYQAGDIVTVRLANGRPHIMLVSDRKSASGRPLVIHNIGFGAREEDYLFQDTITGHYRWRLAR; via the coding sequence ATGGCTAAATTGACGGTAATCCGCTGGGTGGTGGCTGCTTGCCTGAGCTGGGGTCTGGCATGCCATTCCACGGCAGCCAGCCCGGCGCTGGTGCAGGCGGCCCGTGCGCAAGTGGGCAAGACCCTGATCTATGATCCGCGCTATCAGTCCTTGACGTACCCCAATGGTGATGTGCCGATCCTGCAGGGGGTATGTACGGACGTGGTGATCCGTGCGCTACGGCACGCTTACAAGGTTGACCTGCAGCAGCAGGTACATGAAGATATGCGTCAACGCTGGGCGACGTATCCCAAGCTCTGGGGCAGCAACGGCCCCGATGCCAATATCGACCACCGCCGGGTACCCAATCTGCAGGTGTTTTTCCAGCACAAGGGCATGGCCCTGCCGGTGGGTGAGCAGAATGCGGACTATCAGGCCGGGGATATCGTGACGGTACGTCTGGCCAATGGCCGCCCGCACATCATGCTGGTCAGTGACCGCAAGTCTGCCAGTGGCCGTCCCTTGGTGATCCACAACATCGGCTTTGGCGCGCGTGAAGAAGACTATCTGTTTCAGGACACCATCACCGGCCATTACCGCTGGCGGCTGGCGCGCTGA
- a CDS encoding DUF2061 domain-containing protein translates to MAKSAAFGLVHIGTAFGVTYALTGNLAVSGAVTFVEPAVNTVVHYFFDRAWDRKVHPASPSTAMTP, encoded by the coding sequence ATGGCCAAAAGTGCAGCTTTTGGGCTGGTCCACATCGGTACCGCTTTCGGGGTGACCTATGCACTGACCGGCAATCTGGCGGTCAGCGGTGCGGTGACCTTTGTCGAACCCGCCGTCAACACCGTGGTACATTATTTTTTTGATCGGGCATGGGATCGTAAAGTTCATCCCGCCAGCCCGTCGACCGCGATGACACCCTGA